Proteins encoded by one window of Pelmatolapia mariae isolate MD_Pm_ZW linkage group LG14, Pm_UMD_F_2, whole genome shotgun sequence:
- the LOC134640525 gene encoding uncharacterized protein LOC134640525, whose amino-acid sequence MWPVIYISIGVAALLLMVVVSFYIYWKCIVCSKNKTQGIAAIPTSADPSAPPMPAVNVPVGVHVRVQQAAGAYGNNLVYENDNLRPASAEPPRNHYDSRGAVQYLDSIQPQQPGHSSGGIYPNVDQFHFERVESQRTRQRFHLELFSRLRQASLSRHYYVNQRDLRKQHAASKQPDNQKRVGHARKKNKDNCEYNNPIYNTSTDQLNRL is encoded by the exons ATGTGGCCAGTCATTTACATCTCTATTGGTGTGGCTGCACTCCTTCTGATGGTTGTTGTTAGCTTCTACATCTACTGGAAATGCATAG tttgcagtaaaaacaaaacacagggcATTGCAGCGATTCCCACCAGTGCAG ATCCCAGTGCTCCGCCTATGCCAGCAGTCAATGTACCAGTAGGTGTACATGTGCGTGTACAACAGGCAGCAGGAGCCTACGGTAATAATCTCGTCTACG AAAATGATAACCTGCGGCCAGCAAGTGCAGAACCCCCCAGAAATCACTATGACTCACGTGGAGCTGTGCAGTATCTGGACAGCATTCAGCCTCAACAGCCCGGTCACAGCAGCGGTGGGATTTATCCAAACGTGGATCAGTTTCACTTTGAAAGGGTGGAAAGTCAGAGAACCAGACAGAGATTTCATTTAG agcttttcagcagattaCGCCAAGCAAGTCTCAGCCGGCATTATTACG TTAACCAACGCGATCTCCGCAAGCAACACGCCGCGTCAAAGCAGCCGGACAATCAAAAGAGAG TTGGCCACgcgaggaagaaaaacaaagaca aCTGTGAATACAATAACCCGATTTACAACACGAGCACAGACCAGCTCAACCGGCTGTAG
- the LOC134641648 gene encoding P2X purinoceptor 5-like, which yields MTTISEQYCRGRFVSLLNYKTEKYIDTKNKAVGVLHRLFQLSVIGYIIGWVFIVKQGYQEIDDAIQSSVLTKVKGTAVTNTSESGLLVWGPEEYVIPPQGEDVLFVVTSFLETPNQKMGYCAESHKVLNAHCSVDEDCKTGKMVESGHGVMSGKCIRNNENSNGTCEIFGWCPTEKNIKPQKPLLKNAENFTIYVKNFIQFPKFSFSKSNILETTDQSYLKKCRYDEKQYPYCPILRLGDITRRAGCNFQDMATLGGAIGIVIQWDCDLDKGASHCNPEYQFTRLDATVSNKSIAAGFNFRHARYFKNAAGESYRSLYKVYGIRFHILVYGKAGKFAIVPLVVNIGSGLAVMGAGTFFCDIVLLYLTTGKKSYKDQKFEVLKYEKQHTSTDVDIS from the exons ATGACGACAAT ATCTGAACAGTATTGCAGAGGCAGATTTGTC TCCTTACTGAactacaaaacagaaaaatacattGATACAAAAAACAAGGCAGTCGGAGTGTTGCACAGACTTTTTCAGTTGTCTGTCATTGGTTACATAATAGG GTGGGTTTTCATAGTCAAGCAAGGCTACCAGGAGATAGATGATGCCATCCAGAGTTCTGTCTTAACTAAGGTGAAGGGAACTGCGGTGACCAACACCAGTGAATCTGGCCTGCTTGTGTGGGGACCTGAGGAGTATGTCATCCCCCCACAG GGTGAAGATGTTCTGTTTGTTGTAACCAGCTTCTTAGAGACACCAAACCAGAAGATGGGTTACTGTGCTGAG aGCCACAAAGTGCTTAATGCCCACTGTAGTGTTGACGAGGACTGTAAAACAGGAAAGATGGTGGAGTCTGGTCATG GAGTCATGAGCGGCAAATGCATAAGAAACAATGAAAACTCCAATGGGACCTGTGAAATCTTTGGCTGGTGTCCcactgaaaaaaacatcaaaccacA aAAGCCTTTGCTCAAAAATGCTGAAAACTTCACCATCTACGTCAAGAATTTCATCCAGTTTCCTAAATTCTCATTTTCAAA GTCCAACATCCTCGAAACAACTGATCAATCCTACTTGAAGAAATGCAGATATGATGAGAAACAATACCCCTACTGCCCCATCCTTCGCCTGGGAGACATTACGAGAAGAGCTGGATGCAACTTCCAAGACATGGCCACACTG GGTGGCGCTATTGGCATTGTGATACAGTGGGACTGTGACCTTGACAAAGGCGCCTCTCACTGTAATCCAGAGTACCAATTCACTCGCCTGGATGCCACTGTCTCCAACAAGAGCATCGCAGCAGGATTTAACTTCAG ACATGCACGATACTTTAAAAATGCTGCTGGTGAAAGCTATCGATCTCTATACAAAGTTTATGGCATACGATTTCATATCCTGGTATATGGGAAG GCTGGAAAGTTTGCCATTGTCCCCTTGGTCGTCAATATTGGTTCAGGACTGGCTGTGATGGGAGCT GGAACCTTCTTCTGCGACATTGTTCTCCTCTATTTAACTACGGGGAAGAAGTCTTACAAAGACCAGAAGTTTGAAGTCTTAAAGTATGAAAAGCAACACACGAGTACAGATGTAGacatttcttag